In a single window of the Acidobacteriota bacterium genome:
- a CDS encoding Uma2 family endonuclease — protein MASNPKKLFTPEEYLESERQSEYKSEYLDGEIFAMAGASEAHILIEANVIAEFNVQFQKKPCQVYTGNMKIDLSKHGMYAYPDAVVVCGDPIYSDKYKDNLLNPLLIVEILSPSTEAYDRGEKFFRYRKLETFKEYLLISQHTPHIDHYFKQETNKWILSESDGLQDTLKLPTLEITLSLSRIYEKVKFDQA, from the coding sequence ATGGCATCGAATCCCAAAAAACTATTTACTCCTGAAGAATATTTAGAGTCGGAACGTCAATCCGAATATAAGAGCGAATATTTAGATGGTGAGATATTCGCCATGGCAGGAGCCAGTGAGGCGCATATTCTGATTGAAGCAAATGTGATTGCTGAGTTTAACGTCCAATTCCAAAAGAAACCCTGCCAGGTTTATACGGGCAATATGAAAATAGACCTCAGCAAGCACGGTATGTATGCTTACCCTGATGCCGTTGTGGTGTGTGGCGATCCCATTTATAGCGATAAGTACAAAGATAATTTGCTCAACCCATTGCTTATCGTGGAAATTCTTTCACCTTCAACTGAAGCCTATGATCGAGGGGAAAAGTTTTTCCGTTATCGAAAGCTGGAAACTTTCAAAGAGTATTTATTGATTTCACAACATACTCCGCATATTGATCACTATTTTAAACAGGAAACTAACAAATGGATATTATCCGAAAGCGACGGGTTGCAAGACACTCTTAAGTTACCCACACTTGAAATCACACTCAGTCTTTCTCGAATATACGAAAAGGTAAAATTCGATCAGGCTTGA
- a CDS encoding FAD binding domain-containing protein, whose translation MMRLPKFDYRVPKTIEDAVKIKAACGSDAMFVAGGTDLYPNMKRRQQTPKTVISVMRLAELHSIKGDGESGLTIGAGILLSEICASSLINQSHKVVADAARTISTPLLRNMGTIGGNLLLDTRCNYYDQNYEWRKGINFCMKKDGDTCWVAPGSSTCWAVQSSDLVPVMVALGARLKFVSSAGERVVEARELYNNDGINYLHKQANELLTEIYIPPMKNKHAVYKKLRRRGAFDFPVLGVAAAVEVASDATIAAAHIVLGGVAPAPVEVKDAEAVLIGQAFTEETIEAAAEACYLKARPLDNTDFVMGWRKQMARPFARRALVELQSAL comes from the coding sequence ATGATGAGACTTCCGAAATTTGACTACCGCGTCCCCAAAACCATTGAAGACGCGGTAAAAATAAAAGCCGCTTGCGGTAGTGATGCGATGTTCGTTGCAGGCGGCACTGACCTTTACCCGAACATGAAGCGGCGACAACAAACGCCCAAGACGGTAATTTCCGTGATGCGCCTCGCTGAATTGCATTCCATCAAAGGCGACGGCGAATCGGGCTTAACCATTGGCGCGGGCATTTTGCTCAGTGAGATTTGTGCAAGTTCACTAATCAATCAGTCACACAAAGTGGTTGCCGATGCGGCGCGCACCATTTCAACGCCGTTGCTTCGCAATATGGGAACGATTGGCGGCAATCTGCTTTTAGATACGCGCTGCAATTATTACGACCAGAATTATGAATGGCGTAAAGGCATCAACTTCTGTATGAAAAAAGACGGCGATACCTGTTGGGTCGCGCCCGGCAGTTCGACGTGCTGGGCGGTGCAATCTTCGGACTTAGTCCCGGTGATGGTGGCGCTCGGCGCGCGTTTGAAATTCGTTTCAAGCGCAGGCGAAAGAGTGGTTGAAGCCCGTGAACTTTATAACAATGACGGCATCAATTACCTGCACAAACAAGCGAATGAATTGCTTACGGAAATTTATATTCCGCCGATGAAAAATAAACATGCAGTTTATAAAAAACTCAGACGACGCGGGGCATTCGATTTTCCGGTGTTAGGAGTTGCCGCCGCCGTCGAAGTCGCGAGTGATGCCACGATTGCAGCGGCGCATATCGTTTTGGGCGGTGTCGCTCCTGCACCGGTTGAAGTCAAAGATGCTGAAGCCGTTTTAATCGGACAGGCATTTACTGAAGAAACTATCGAAGCCGCAGCCGAGGCTTGTTATCTGAAAGCCCGACCTCTGGATAACACGGATTTTGTGATGGGCTGGCGTAAACAGATGGCGCGACCGTTTGCGCGACGCGCGCTGGTTGAATTGCAATCGGCGTTATAA
- a CDS encoding SBBP repeat-containing protein produces MKKSLRRPISLMLILSILSIFVILPANLEKVPQMIAFADSPMPSLAVDATAQGIAFKKMPLRFEANRGQTDAEVRFIAKTSDSTLFLTASEAVLRLPKLRETPETKDARRKAMPEEIIHPVESAVIGLRPINSNREPRIIGIDKLPGVSNYFIGNDPRKWRANVEAYAKVKYENLYPGIDLIYYCNEAGELEYDFKVAVGANPGLIAMSVEGADRVELDHASGGLILNTAVGRLRQHAPRIYQEINGKRQEIAGQYKLVAPPSTIQNPKSKIQNPLVAFELGEYDESKPLVIDPVVVYSTLLGGAAGNFDGAYDVAVDAEGNAYIIGTTQSSDFPTRNPIDGTKANNSSNKAFISKFAPDGSLIFSTFFGGNDSGSRGNAIALDATGAIYIAGATAASDFPIRNAFQSTQGGSLDAFVAKLTSDGTGIIYSSFLGGNQIDEAKDLKLDAQNNAYLIGTIDGRGATSVTFPTVNPTQANYGGGDRDMFLSVVSATGTSLLFSTFSGGNGDEEASSVSVSSDGNQIVIVGASDSTNLTTGGIALQATDPSCDELENILQAYSIGDSGYTDVRVHPTLAIAAIQNKLRDRLGREPTCVEILEELYDRISPPDPLMGQLTGSAVYPPGGSGLVSPSSVAPQATGGGYDVVVAPVDQNGNGSAKGIFGGSRDEFTSASAKDSRGAIYITGDTNSTDLPTVSPTQSTPGGVNENGFVVVFAPDTYDVLFATYLGGDGVTLPQGIAVDPQGNIFVSGIVTDGSTFPTTTGAFQRELKGSNDAFLVKYSPVTIPTGPDFSLSFSQPTVTTSFGKVKIAADINRTGGFTGNVTITAATPLPRGIVLVGDSVSTTESRVNFKLKVKGSAALGQHLLTFQARDDSGRTRTATLTLIVQ; encoded by the coding sequence TTGAAAAAATCTCTACGTCGCCCGATTAGCTTGATGTTGATATTGTCCATCTTGAGTATTTTCGTCATCCTACCTGCCAACCTTGAAAAGGTTCCGCAAATGATTGCCTTCGCAGATTCGCCGATGCCGAGCCTGGCGGTTGACGCAACAGCGCAAGGAATCGCTTTCAAGAAGATGCCGTTGCGGTTTGAGGCGAATCGCGGGCAGACCGACGCCGAGGTGCGCTTCATCGCCAAAACCTCAGACAGCACGCTCTTTCTGACGGCAAGCGAAGCCGTGCTGCGTCTGCCAAAGTTAAGGGAAACCCCGGAAACAAAAGATGCAAGGCGTAAAGCGATGCCTGAGGAGATCATCCATCCGGTTGAAAGCGCCGTGATTGGGTTGCGTCCCATCAACAGCAACCGCGAGCCGCGTATTATCGGAATTGATAAATTGCCGGGCGTGTCCAATTATTTCATCGGCAACGACCCGCGAAAATGGCGCGCGAATGTCGAAGCGTACGCCAAGGTCAAATATGAAAATCTCTATCCCGGCATTGATTTGATCTATTACTGCAACGAAGCAGGCGAACTGGAATATGACTTCAAAGTGGCTGTGGGAGCCAATCCTGGCCTGATCGCCATGTCTGTTGAAGGAGCCGATAGGGTCGAATTAGATCATGCATCGGGTGGTTTAATATTAAATACAGCCGTCGGTCGGTTGCGACAACACGCGCCGCGCATCTATCAAGAGATCAACGGCAAGCGTCAGGAAATCGCCGGACAGTACAAACTTGTAGCTCCGCCTTCAACAATCCAAAATCCAAAATCCAAAATCCAAAATCCTCTGGTTGCTTTTGAACTCGGCGAATACGATGAAAGCAAGCCTCTGGTGATTGATCCGGTGGTTGTGTATTCAACATTGCTGGGCGGCGCGGCAGGCAACTTCGATGGCGCATACGATGTGGCGGTTGACGCTGAGGGCAACGCTTACATTATTGGCACAACTCAATCGAGCGATTTTCCGACGCGCAATCCGATTGACGGAACGAAAGCCAATAACTCCAGCAACAAAGCGTTCATCAGCAAGTTTGCGCCGGATGGTTCGCTGATTTTCTCAACCTTTTTCGGCGGCAACGACAGCGGCAGTCGCGGCAATGCGATAGCCCTTGATGCGACAGGCGCTATCTATATCGCGGGCGCAACCGCCGCTTCCGATTTCCCTATCAGGAATGCTTTTCAATCAACCCAGGGAGGCAGCCTTGATGCTTTCGTTGCCAAACTCACTAGCGACGGGACAGGAATAATTTATTCGAGCTTTCTCGGCGGTAACCAAATTGATGAAGCCAAAGACCTCAAGCTCGACGCTCAGAATAATGCTTACCTTATCGGCACAATTGATGGGCGTGGAGCCACGAGCGTGACCTTTCCGACGGTCAATCCGACGCAGGCAAACTATGGCGGCGGCGACCGCGATATGTTTTTGTCGGTTGTTTCGGCAACCGGAACGAGCCTGTTGTTCTCTACTTTTTCTGGCGGGAATGGCGACGAGGAAGCGAGTTCGGTTTCGGTCTCATCCGACGGAAACCAGATAGTGATTGTCGGCGCAAGCGACTCGACAAACCTAACCACAGGCGGCATTGCTCTGCAGGCAACTGATCCAAGCTGTGACGAACTGGAAAACATACTACAAGCCTATTCTATTGGAGATTCCGGCTACACCGATGTTCGCGTACACCCGACTTTAGCTATCGCAGCTATTCAAAACAAACTACGTGACAGATTGGGGCGAGAGCCGACCTGTGTAGAAATACTAGAGGAATTATACGACAGAATCTCCCCCCCTGATCCACTTATGGGTCAACTTACGGGCAGTGCCGTATATCCTCCCGGTGGTAGCGGTCTGGTTAGCCCTTCTTCTGTAGCGCCTCAAGCCACCGGCGGCGGATACGACGTTGTCGTTGCGCCCGTTGATCAAAACGGCAATGGTAGCGCGAAAGGCATATTTGGTGGCAGCCGTGACGAATTTACATCCGCCTCGGCAAAAGATTCACGCGGGGCTATTTATATCACAGGCGATACTAACTCAACCGACCTGCCGACCGTCAGCCCGACCCAGTCCACGCCTGGCGGTGTAAACGAAAACGGCTTTGTCGTCGTCTTTGCCCCCGATACTTACGATGTGCTGTTTGCGACTTATCTAGGCGGCGACGGCGTTACCCTCCCGCAAGGCATCGCCGTTGACCCGCAAGGCAACATCTTCGTCTCTGGTATCGTCACTGATGGTTCGACCTTCCCGACAACCACAGGCGCGTTTCAACGCGAACTCAAAGGGAGCAACGATGCCTTTCTGGTCAAGTATTCGCCCGTTACCATTCCCACAGGACCGGATTTCTCGCTGTCGTTTAGCCAGCCGACCGTCACCACTTCATTCGGCAAGGTCAAAATCGCTGCCGACATCAACCGCACGGGCGGTTTCACTGGCAACGTCACCATCACTGCCGCGACCCCTCTGCCCAGAGGTATCGTTTTAGTTGGTGATTCGGTTTCGACAACGGAAAGCCGGGTAAATTTCAAATTAAAGGTGAAAGGCAGCGCGGCGCTTGGCCAACACCTATTAACCTTTCAAGCCAGAGACGATTCCGGTAGGACGCGAACCGCTACTCTGACTCTGATTGTTCAATAG
- a CDS encoding winged helix-turn-helix domain-containing protein — MVVQINKVYLLDKYRLEPGKRLLYLDDAPVHLTPRPFQVLVYLIENRDRVVTRQELFDEFWEGHDVYDDTLRKCVGAIRKALKDNANQARFIETHYAGGYRYIGAVEEVIEESSSVVEVEKMHGVRLVIEEEIHDSLPPEVNQQTVTTSATPVKEPRLSHRAVAFVSLIAVIGLLALAFLRFRNSGNAEPDTQSTAIRSIAVLPLKNLSNDEAQEFFSDGLTETFITELSKIDGLKVISRNSVFTLKGKDIDPREVGKRLDVAAILEGSVRKNGDTVRVDVRLVNTRDGSVIWSGNNYDRALNDILAVQDEIACSVVAGLRVKFCKDAEPSKHYTSNVDAYQAYLKGRFYWNKRTSEGIRRSVDYYEQAIALDPNYALAYAGLADSYIQGIWHVPFDPTEVLPKAKTAALRAIEIDDQLAEIHTALANVYQMEWQWADAEREINRAIALNPGLARAYHVQAFQMDMTGRHEEAVASIKQAQILDPLNLVINADMSFILWNARYADEALTQALKVVEMDPNFAFGHERLYELYLFQGKEEAAAEEYFKTLMLGGRSDAQVLAYRKAFEKSGWKGIAQKRLDERLQDQRQGKYSSLIFIAGSYAELGQPELAFNYLEKAYNQRSAEMGIVKNSPYFAPLHSDPRYQSLLRRIGFSE; from the coding sequence ATGGTTGTTCAGATAAATAAGGTTTATCTTCTGGACAAATACCGCCTTGAACCTGGCAAACGCCTGCTCTATTTGGACGATGCGCCGGTTCATCTGACCCCGCGCCCCTTTCAAGTCCTGGTTTACCTCATCGAAAACCGCGACCGCGTAGTGACCCGGCAAGAACTCTTTGATGAGTTCTGGGAGGGGCACGACGTTTACGATGACACCTTGAGAAAATGCGTCGGCGCGATTCGCAAAGCCTTGAAGGACAACGCCAATCAAGCGCGATTTATTGAGACGCATTATGCCGGCGGCTATCGTTACATTGGCGCGGTCGAAGAGGTCATCGAAGAAAGCTCGTCCGTCGTTGAAGTCGAAAAAATGCATGGCGTGCGCCTGGTCATCGAAGAAGAGATTCACGATTCATTACCGCCGGAAGTCAATCAACAAACCGTGACGACATCGGCGACGCCCGTAAAGGAGCCAAGACTTTCACATCGCGCCGTCGCCTTCGTGAGTTTGATTGCGGTTATTGGTTTGCTGGCGCTGGCATTTTTGCGCTTCCGCAATTCTGGCAATGCCGAACCCGATACCCAGTCAACAGCGATTCGTTCCATAGCCGTTTTGCCATTGAAGAATCTCTCGAATGATGAAGCGCAGGAGTTTTTCAGCGATGGACTCACCGAAACCTTTATCACAGAGTTGTCGAAGATTGACGGTTTGAAAGTTATCTCGCGCAATTCCGTATTCACCTTAAAAGGCAAGGATATTGACCCGCGAGAGGTTGGCAAACGACTGGATGTCGCAGCGATTTTGGAAGGCAGCGTTCGCAAAAATGGCGATACGGTTCGCGTTGATGTGCGTCTGGTGAATACACGGGATGGCAGCGTCATCTGGTCGGGCAACAACTATGACCGCGCGTTGAACGATATACTCGCGGTTCAAGACGAAATCGCCTGTAGCGTGGTTGCCGGATTGCGCGTCAAATTTTGCAAAGATGCCGAGCCGTCGAAACACTACACCAGCAATGTTGATGCTTATCAAGCCTATTTGAAAGGGCGTTTTTATTGGAACAAGCGAACCTCTGAAGGCATACGGCGAAGCGTCGACTATTACGAGCAGGCAATTGCCCTTGATCCGAATTATGCTTTGGCTTATGCGGGACTGGCGGATAGTTATATTCAAGGCATTTGGCACGTACCTTTTGATCCCACAGAGGTGCTGCCGAAAGCGAAAACGGCTGCCTTGCGGGCAATCGAGATAGATGACCAGTTGGCGGAAATTCATACGGCTCTCGCCAACGTTTATCAAATGGAATGGCAGTGGGCGGATGCGGAACGAGAGATAAACCGGGCGATTGCCCTCAATCCGGGACTTGCCAGAGCCTACCACGTTCAAGCCTTCCAGATGGATATGACCGGGCGACATGAAGAAGCCGTAGCGTCAATCAAACAGGCGCAAATACTTGACCCGTTGAATCTGGTTATCAATGCCGATATGTCGTTTATTCTTTGGAACGCAAGATATGCGGATGAAGCTTTGACGCAAGCCCTGAAAGTTGTAGAGATGGATCCGAACTTTGCTTTCGGGCATGAAAGGCTCTACGAACTTTACCTGTTTCAAGGCAAAGAAGAAGCGGCTGCCGAAGAATATTTCAAAACCCTGATGCTTGGCGGCAGGAGCGATGCGCAGGTCTTGGCTTACCGAAAAGCCTTTGAGAAAAGCGGCTGGAAGGGCATTGCTCAAAAGAGGTTGGATGAACGACTGCAAGATCAAAGGCAGGGCAAGTATAGTTCGCTAATTTTCATCGCGGGGTCCTATGCCGAGCTTGGTCAGCCGGAACTTGCATTCAACTATTTGGAGAAGGCTTACAATCAACGCAGCGCCGAAATGGGCATCGTCAAAAACTCGCCGTATTTCGCTCCCCTGCATTCCGATCCGCGCTATCAATCCCTGTTGCGGCGCATCGGATTTTCTGAATGA
- a CDS encoding ABC transporter permease, with the protein MDRIIKRQDFRESIAMALGTLKAHKFRSILTVLGVVIGTLTVMVIAAFIAGLDKQFQKDIEVFGTNTMFIYKFDPSFHTGRLSSEERMRKPISYEDAIAIKELCPSVKYVAPFLGPDMPPKVRYQNEELFVNQVQGTLPEYERIASVHVAEGRFFSEIENQHKVEVCVIGADIADKFFPGQPALGKQINVDDKPLTIIGVLQKQDSFFMSENDGGNQNRAVYVPYQTMKKMYPQEDDHFVMAQSEDGKLLTAIDEIRELLRRRRNVAYNKDDNFAITTPDAITEKFHQITGGIAILMFAISSVGLLIGGIGVMNIMLVSVTERTKEIGVRKAIGARQIDIMRQFLIEAMTLTGSGGLLGIAIGWLLAMLVNLILPVYVPMWAPIAGITVSCGIGLVFGLWPARKAARLDPIESLRYE; encoded by the coding sequence ATGGACAGAATCATTAAACGACAGGATTTTCGTGAAAGCATCGCGATGGCGCTTGGAACTTTAAAAGCGCATAAATTTCGCTCGATTTTAACTGTGCTCGGCGTGGTGATTGGCACTTTGACGGTGATGGTGATTGCTGCGTTCATTGCCGGACTCGATAAGCAATTTCAGAAAGACATCGAAGTGTTCGGCACCAACACAATGTTTATTTATAAATTCGATCCGAGCTTTCACACCGGTCGCCTTTCTTCCGAAGAGCGCATGCGCAAACCGATTTCCTATGAAGACGCCATCGCCATTAAAGAACTCTGTCCGTCAGTGAAATACGTAGCCCCCTTTCTCGGTCCCGATATGCCCCCGAAAGTGCGTTATCAAAATGAAGAGTTGTTTGTAAATCAGGTGCAGGGAACCTTACCGGAATATGAGCGCATCGCTTCGGTTCATGTTGCCGAAGGACGATTTTTTAGCGAAATTGAAAATCAGCACAAGGTTGAGGTGTGTGTGATTGGCGCAGACATTGCCGATAAATTTTTTCCCGGACAACCGGCGTTGGGTAAACAAATCAATGTCGATGATAAGCCGCTGACGATTATCGGCGTGTTACAAAAGCAGGACTCTTTCTTTATGAGCGAAAACGATGGTGGCAATCAAAACCGCGCGGTCTATGTGCCGTATCAAACCATGAAGAAAATGTACCCGCAGGAAGACGACCATTTCGTGATGGCGCAATCCGAAGACGGGAAGTTGTTGACCGCCATTGATGAGATTCGCGAATTGCTGCGCCGCCGTCGCAATGTCGCTTATAACAAAGACGATAATTTTGCCATCACCACGCCGGACGCGATCACTGAAAAATTCCATCAAATCACCGGCGGCATTGCGATTTTGATGTTTGCGATTTCCAGCGTCGGCTTGCTCATTGGTGGTATCGGGGTGATGAACATCATGCTGGTGAGCGTCACCGAACGCACCAAAGAGATTGGGGTTCGCAAAGCCATTGGCGCGCGACAGATTGATATTATGCGGCAATTTTTAATCGAAGCCATGACGCTTACCGGCTCTGGTGGATTATTGGGTATTGCCATCGGTTGGTTGCTGGCGATGCTGGTGAATTTAATCTTGCCGGTTTATGTGCCGATGTGGGCGCCGATTGCCGGAATCACGGTTTCGTGCGGCATCGGCTTGGTTTTCGGTTTATGGCCCGCCAGAAAAGCCGCGCGCCTCGACCCTATTGAATCGCTCCGGTACGAATAG